Proteins from a genomic interval of Flammeovirgaceae bacterium SG7u.111:
- a CDS encoding Lrp/AsnC ligand binding domain-containing protein: MNKNLGIDNIDIKILSELMKDAKTPYTEIAERIFVSGGTVHVRMKKLEKMGVVRGSTLDINFSKLGYDITAFLGIYLEKSSMYEEVSAELMKIPEILTLHYTTGNYSIFAKIACTDTNHLRDILHNKVQSVQGIDRTETMISLEEKINRPLQLDVI, encoded by the coding sequence ATGAATAAAAATTTAGGAATTGACAATATAGATATCAAGATATTGTCAGAGCTAATGAAGGATGCTAAAACACCCTATACCGAGATTGCAGAACGCATTTTTGTATCGGGTGGTACGGTTCACGTACGAATGAAGAAGTTGGAAAAGATGGGTGTGGTGAGAGGCTCTACTCTTGATATAAACTTCAGCAAACTAGGCTATGATATCACTGCTTTTTTGGGTATTTACCTCGAAAAAAGCTCCATGTACGAAGAGGTTTCTGCCGAGCTGATGAAAATCCCTGAGATACTTACCCTTCACTACACTACGGGTAACTACAGTATTTTCGCAAAAATCGCTTGTACAGATACCAATCACCTTAGAGACATCCTCCACAATAAAGTACAGAGTGTGCAAGGAATTGACCGTACGGAAACGATGATTTCACTAGAGGAAAAAATAAACCGTCCGCTTCAATTGGACGTGATATAA